From Catenulispora sp. EB89, one genomic window encodes:
- a CDS encoding biotin carboxylase N-terminal domain-containing protein, translating into MRKVLIANRGEIAVRVARACRDAGIGSVAVYADPDRDALHVRVADEAYALGGSTPGDSYLVIAKLLKAAADSGADAVHPGYGFLSENAEFAQAVIDAGLTWIGPPPAAISSLGDKVSARHIAQRAGAPLVAGTPDPVTGADEVVAFAREHGLPVAIKAAFGGGGRGLKVARTLEEIPELYESAVREAVTAFGRGECFVERYLDRPRHVETQCLADQHGNVVVVSTRDCSLQRRHQKLVEEAPAPYLSEEQIAELYRASKAILKEAGYYGAGTCEFLVGQDGTISFLEVNTRLQVEHPVSEEVTGLDLVREMFRIADGEELGYGDPEVRGHSFEFRINGEDPGRNFLPAPGVVTTWRPPSGPGVRLDSGIEQGAEIGQNFDSLLAKLIVSGRDRKQAVERARRALAEFEIDGMPTALPFHVAVMDDPAFTPEEGPFHVHTRWIETEFDNTIPAYAGTPGEAAEAGERTTVVVEVGGKRLEVTLPAELGVSATGGGGGAGGRAGGKAAPKRGGGAKGGAAVSGDALTAPMQGTIVKVAVEAGQEVAAGDLIVVLEAMKMEQPINAHKAGTVTSIAAEVGATVTAGTVLCEIKD; encoded by the coding sequence GTGCGCAAGGTTCTGATCGCCAATCGTGGCGAGATCGCGGTCCGGGTCGCCCGGGCGTGCCGGGACGCCGGTATCGGCTCCGTCGCGGTCTACGCCGACCCGGACCGGGACGCGCTGCACGTCCGGGTCGCCGATGAGGCGTACGCCCTGGGCGGCTCCACCCCCGGCGACTCGTACCTGGTCATCGCCAAGCTGCTGAAGGCCGCCGCCGACTCCGGCGCGGACGCGGTGCACCCCGGCTACGGCTTCCTGTCGGAGAACGCCGAGTTCGCGCAGGCGGTCATCGACGCCGGCCTGACCTGGATCGGCCCGCCGCCGGCGGCGATCAGCTCGCTCGGCGACAAGGTCTCGGCCCGGCACATCGCGCAGCGCGCCGGCGCCCCGCTGGTGGCCGGCACCCCGGACCCGGTGACCGGCGCCGACGAGGTGGTGGCCTTCGCCCGCGAGCACGGCCTGCCGGTGGCGATCAAGGCGGCGTTCGGCGGCGGCGGCCGCGGCCTGAAGGTCGCCCGGACGCTGGAGGAGATCCCCGAGCTGTACGAGTCGGCGGTGCGCGAGGCGGTCACCGCCTTCGGCCGCGGCGAGTGCTTCGTCGAGCGCTACCTGGACCGGCCGCGGCACGTGGAGACCCAGTGCCTGGCCGACCAGCACGGCAACGTCGTGGTGGTGTCCACCCGCGACTGCTCGCTGCAGCGCCGGCACCAGAAGCTGGTCGAGGAGGCCCCGGCGCCGTACCTCAGCGAGGAGCAGATCGCGGAGCTGTACCGGGCCTCGAAGGCGATCCTGAAGGAGGCCGGCTACTACGGCGCGGGCACGTGCGAGTTCCTGGTCGGCCAGGACGGCACCATCTCCTTCCTGGAGGTGAACACCCGCCTGCAGGTCGAGCACCCGGTCAGCGAGGAGGTCACCGGCCTGGACCTGGTCCGCGAGATGTTCCGGATCGCCGACGGCGAGGAGCTGGGCTACGGCGACCCGGAGGTCCGCGGTCACTCGTTCGAGTTCCGGATCAACGGCGAGGACCCGGGCCGCAACTTCCTGCCGGCCCCCGGCGTGGTCACCACCTGGCGGCCGCCGTCGGGTCCGGGCGTGCGCCTGGACTCCGGCATCGAGCAGGGCGCGGAGATCGGCCAGAACTTCGACTCGCTGCTGGCCAAGCTGATCGTCTCGGGCCGGGACCGCAAGCAGGCCGTGGAGCGCGCGCGCCGGGCGCTGGCCGAGTTCGAGATCGACGGCATGCCGACCGCGCTGCCGTTCCACGTCGCGGTGATGGACGACCCGGCCTTCACCCCGGAGGAGGGCCCGTTCCACGTCCACACCCGGTGGATCGAGACGGAGTTCGACAACACGATCCCGGCGTACGCCGGGACGCCGGGCGAGGCCGCGGAGGCCGGCGAGCGCACGACGGTCGTCGTCGAGGTCGGCGGCAAGCGCCTGGAGGTGACGCTGCCAGCCGAGCTCGGGGTGTCGGCCACCGGCGGCGGTGGCGGGGCCGGCGGGCGCGCCGGCGGCAAGGCGGCGCCGAAGCGGGGCGGCGGCGCCAAGGGCGGCGCGGCGGTCTCCGGCGACGCGCTGACCGCGCCGATGCAGGGCACGATCGTCAAGGTCGCGGTCGAGGCCGGCCAGGAAGTCGCGGCCGGGGACCTGATCGTGGTGCTGGAGGCGATGAAGATGGAGCAGCCGATCAACGCGCACAAGGCCGGGACGGTGACGTCGATCGCGGCCGAGGTCGGGGCGACGGTCACGGCCGGCACGGTGCTCTGCGAGATCAAGGACTAA
- a CDS encoding rhomboid family intramembrane serine protease has protein sequence MDGPADGRSAEEVLYEARKALYVMVGFIALIWAVQVVNWATNYRLSTHFGIIPRNVGHLGDIVSSPFLHYSWQHIESNSGPLFVFGFLAAYRGVRKFLMVTLIITLSSGLMVWFAQGNSNTVGASGLVYGYFTYVIVKGLFDRHLVDVLIGCVMALSYAYLLTAALPGVPHVSWLGHLGGAIGGVLAGWLLRERGAAALAGRGGGGETLGDGGLSDTKVLPEPAKSGGRKSAKGGSLPGSPRSDLLKELDDLGL, from the coding sequence ATGGACGGGCCAGCGGACGGCCGCAGCGCCGAGGAAGTGCTGTACGAGGCGCGCAAAGCGCTGTACGTCATGGTTGGCTTCATCGCCCTCATCTGGGCGGTGCAGGTGGTGAACTGGGCGACCAACTACCGGCTGTCCACCCACTTCGGCATCATCCCGCGCAACGTCGGCCACCTCGGCGACATCGTCTCCTCGCCCTTCCTGCACTACAGCTGGCAGCACATCGAGAGCAACAGCGGTCCGCTGTTCGTCTTCGGTTTCCTGGCGGCCTATCGGGGAGTCCGCAAGTTCCTGATGGTGACCCTGATCATCACGCTCAGCAGTGGCCTGATGGTCTGGTTCGCGCAGGGCAACTCGAACACCGTCGGCGCCTCCGGCCTGGTCTACGGCTACTTCACCTACGTCATCGTGAAGGGCCTGTTCGACCGGCACCTGGTCGACGTGCTGATCGGCTGCGTCATGGCCCTGTCCTACGCCTACCTGCTCACCGCCGCGCTGCCCGGCGTGCCGCACGTGTCCTGGCTCGGCCACCTCGGCGGGGCGATCGGCGGCGTGCTGGCCGGCTGGCTGCTGCGCGAGCGCGGCGCGGCGGCGCTGGCGGGGCGCGGCGGGGGCGGCGAGACGCTGGGCGACGGCGGCCTGTCGGACACCAAGGTCCTGCCCGAACCGGCCAAGAGCGGTGGCCGGAAATCGGCCAAGGGCGGTAGTCTCCCGGGCAGCCCGCGGTCGGACCTCTTGAAGGAGCTCGACGATCTCGGGTTGTGA
- a CDS encoding isochorismatase family protein — MSTLENRPNKAVLVIDVQNGVVAGNHERDAVVANIDTVVGKARTAGVPVVWIQDIGENREAGSEPWKIVPELDPRADEPQVQKHWGDSFEETDLESVLAGLKVGSLVVTGAQTDACIRSTLHGAITRGYDALLVSDAHTTEDSTAYGAPAPDAVIAHTNLYWQYHEAPGRTAGTVTAADLSFDQG; from the coding sequence ATGAGCACACTCGAAAACCGGCCGAACAAGGCCGTGCTGGTCATCGACGTCCAGAACGGCGTCGTCGCCGGCAACCACGAGCGCGACGCCGTCGTAGCCAACATCGACACGGTCGTCGGCAAGGCGCGCACCGCGGGCGTCCCGGTGGTCTGGATCCAGGACATCGGGGAGAACCGGGAGGCCGGCTCGGAGCCGTGGAAGATCGTCCCGGAACTCGACCCGCGTGCGGACGAGCCGCAGGTGCAGAAGCACTGGGGCGACTCGTTCGAGGAGACCGACCTGGAGTCGGTCCTGGCCGGCCTCAAGGTCGGCAGCCTCGTGGTGACCGGCGCGCAGACCGACGCCTGCATCCGCTCGACGCTGCACGGCGCCATCACCCGCGGCTACGACGCCCTCCTGGTGAGCGACGCCCACACCACCGAGGACAGCACGGCCTACGGCGCCCCGGCTCCGGACGCGGTCATCGCGCACACGAACCTGTACTGGCAGTACCACGAGGCGCCGGGCCGGACCGCCGGCACCGTGACCGCCGCCGACCTCAGCTTCGATCAGGGCTGA
- a CDS encoding cytochrome P450 has protein sequence MATDIDLSDNAFWSLPYDQRMAAFAELRARPVAPLFAEPRFPLIKPGAGYYALTRHADVVAASRHPELFSSEPTSNSIPDMPRYLAGYFGSMINMDDPRHARLRRIVSRAFTPKLVNGLKANIESTSSRIVDDLMAHRTGDFVAEAAARLPMQVICDMMGIPERQHAMILAHTNRILAGSDEEYTGVPEDAGPLRTKLVGPLALYRLIRSGRQLHRLAAALGHERRRRPTDDLTSRLVNADLDGEALTDQEFGSFFILLVVAGNETTRTALSHGLKLFTDHPDQMELLRSDFDGHIVGALDEILRYATPVTQFRRTLTQDHDLNGTPLKKGDKVLLFYNAANRDPDVFADPDRFDITRSPNPHVSFGGPGPHFCLGAHLARTEMTALLRELFTRAPTIRSVGEPDRLTSSFINGIKRLRYEIG, from the coding sequence ATGGCCACCGACATCGACCTGTCCGACAACGCCTTCTGGTCCCTGCCCTACGACCAGCGCATGGCCGCCTTCGCCGAGCTCCGCGCGCGCCCCGTGGCCCCGCTGTTCGCCGAGCCCCGCTTCCCCCTCATCAAGCCCGGCGCCGGCTACTACGCCCTCACCCGCCACGCCGACGTCGTCGCGGCCAGCCGCCACCCGGAGCTGTTCAGCAGCGAGCCGACGTCGAACAGCATCCCGGACATGCCGCGCTACCTGGCGGGCTACTTCGGCTCGATGATCAACATGGACGACCCCCGGCACGCCCGGCTCCGCCGCATCGTCTCCCGCGCCTTCACCCCGAAGCTGGTCAACGGCCTGAAAGCGAACATCGAGAGCACCTCGAGCCGTATCGTCGACGACCTCATGGCCCACCGCACCGGCGATTTCGTCGCCGAGGCCGCCGCGCGCCTGCCGATGCAGGTCATCTGCGACATGATGGGCATCCCCGAGCGGCAGCACGCGATGATCCTCGCGCACACCAACCGCATCCTGGCCGGCAGCGACGAGGAGTACACCGGCGTCCCGGAGGACGCGGGCCCGCTGCGCACCAAGCTGGTCGGCCCGCTGGCGCTCTACCGTCTGATCCGCTCCGGCCGTCAGCTCCACCGGCTGGCCGCGGCCCTGGGCCACGAGCGCCGCCGGCGCCCCACCGACGACCTGACCTCCCGGCTGGTGAACGCCGACCTCGACGGCGAAGCCCTCACCGACCAGGAGTTCGGCTCGTTCTTCATCCTGCTGGTGGTGGCCGGGAACGAGACCACGCGCACCGCGCTGTCGCACGGCCTGAAGCTCTTCACCGACCACCCGGACCAGATGGAGCTGCTGCGGAGCGACTTCGACGGCCACATCGTCGGCGCCCTCGACGAGATCCTGCGCTACGCGACCCCGGTCACGCAGTTCCGCCGCACCCTGACCCAGGACCACGACCTGAACGGCACGCCGCTGAAGAAGGGCGACAAAGTCCTGCTCTTCTACAACGCCGCCAACCGCGACCCGGACGTCTTCGCCGACCCCGACCGCTTCGACATCACCCGCTCCCCCAACCCGCACGTCAGCTTCGGCGGCCCGGGCCCGCACTTCTGCCTCGGTGCGCACCTGGCCCGGACCGAGATGACCGCACTGCTGCGGGAGCTGTTCACCAGGGCGCCGACCATCCGCAGCGTCGGCGAGCCGGACCGGCTGACGTCGAGCTTCATCAACGGGATCAAGCGGCTCCGCTACGAGATCGGATGA
- a CDS encoding GGDEF domain-containing protein, translating into MSNTDQASIRLRALTDLARALARVHGFSEVITVVAEESRKALDARVVSLSEYVRATGQLRVLINHGELLPFEERFPEEEWYAPSDFPRIVSEEYPRPWTLRSDDADADPRRTASLRLRERHSALISPIFFAGQVWGELYAARTADQEPYTDADLDFAATLAALVSAGLAQADRQEYLERLAYTDELTGLANRRAIEVGLDEAMELHRLTGLPVALIICDVNGLKQVNDTSGHDTGDAVLEQLAGHLSAVAGTVNGALAARIGGDEFCVLVVGQPWSTVTQLAEDLAGRAAKLEGISGAAVGYAATDGPAGTVASRDTLFRLADAAQYEAKHEGIQRPVAATTRHLIRVEEAAADGSAASRDRRRIRRGR; encoded by the coding sequence ATGTCTAATACAGATCAAGCCTCGATCCGCCTGCGTGCGCTCACCGACCTGGCCCGCGCCCTGGCGCGGGTCCACGGGTTCAGCGAGGTCATCACCGTCGTCGCCGAGGAGTCCCGCAAGGCGCTGGACGCGCGGGTCGTGTCGCTGTCGGAGTACGTGCGCGCCACCGGCCAGCTGCGCGTGCTGATCAACCACGGGGAGCTGCTGCCGTTCGAGGAGCGGTTCCCGGAGGAGGAGTGGTACGCGCCGTCGGACTTCCCGCGCATCGTCAGCGAGGAGTACCCGCGGCCGTGGACCCTGCGCAGCGACGACGCCGACGCCGACCCCCGGCGCACCGCCTCGCTGCGACTCCGCGAGCGCCACAGCGCGCTGATCTCGCCGATCTTCTTCGCCGGGCAGGTCTGGGGCGAGCTCTACGCGGCCCGCACCGCCGACCAGGAGCCCTACACCGACGCCGACCTGGACTTCGCCGCCACGCTCGCGGCCCTGGTCAGCGCCGGCCTGGCGCAGGCCGACCGGCAGGAGTACCTGGAGCGGCTGGCCTACACCGACGAGCTGACCGGCCTGGCCAACCGGCGGGCCATCGAGGTCGGCCTGGACGAGGCGATGGAGCTGCACCGCCTCACCGGGCTGCCGGTGGCCCTGATCATCTGCGACGTGAACGGCCTCAAGCAGGTCAACGACACCTCCGGCCACGACACCGGGGACGCCGTCCTGGAGCAGCTGGCCGGGCACCTCTCGGCGGTCGCCGGCACCGTCAACGGCGCCCTGGCGGCCCGCATAGGCGGCGACGAGTTCTGCGTCCTGGTGGTCGGCCAGCCCTGGTCGACGGTGACCCAGCTGGCCGAGGACCTGGCCGGCCGCGCCGCCAAGCTGGAGGGCATCTCCGGGGCCGCGGTCGGCTACGCCGCCACCGACGGCCCGGCCGGCACGGTCGCCAGCCGGGACACCCTCTTCCGGCTCGCGGACGCCGCGCAGTACGAGGCCAAGCACGAGGGCATCCAGCGCCCGGTCGCCGCCACCACGCGGCACCTCATCCGAGTCGAGGAGGCGGCTGCCGACGGCTCCGCGGCCTCCCGCGACCGCCGCCGAATACGCCGCGGCCGCTGA
- a CDS encoding hydroxymethylglutaryl-CoA lyase, with protein sequence MTDMPTALSLREVGPRDGLQNEDPVSTETKIELIDRLSHTGVSRIEAVSFVHPRAIPQMADAAEVAAQMTRADGIRYSALVPNLKGAERALDAGFNEIEVVVSASDTHNKKNLNRSTAESLDDIAAIMDLAHGRGATVQVIVSTAWGCPYEGEVPTERVLWVVDTAVAHGADSLSFGDTTGMATPTRVTRLIGETRSAHADKPLNLHFHNTRGTGLANVLAALQLGVTDFDASVGGLGGCPYAPGASGNIATEELVHMVEDMGIDTGVDLDALLDTAAYAERAVGRTLPSQVLRAGPRTRLAQS encoded by the coding sequence ATGACCGATATGCCGACAGCGTTGTCGCTCCGGGAAGTGGGGCCGCGCGACGGCCTGCAGAACGAGGACCCGGTCTCCACCGAAACCAAGATCGAACTGATCGACCGGCTCTCCCACACCGGCGTCTCCCGCATCGAGGCGGTGTCGTTCGTGCACCCCCGCGCGATCCCGCAGATGGCCGACGCCGCCGAGGTCGCCGCGCAGATGACCCGGGCCGACGGTATCCGCTACTCGGCGCTGGTGCCGAACCTCAAGGGCGCCGAGCGGGCCCTGGACGCCGGCTTCAACGAGATCGAAGTGGTCGTCTCCGCCTCGGACACGCACAACAAGAAGAACCTGAACCGCAGCACCGCCGAATCCCTCGACGACATCGCCGCGATCATGGACCTGGCGCACGGCCGGGGCGCCACGGTCCAGGTCATCGTCTCCACCGCCTGGGGCTGCCCGTACGAGGGCGAGGTCCCCACCGAGCGCGTGCTCTGGGTGGTCGACACGGCGGTCGCGCACGGCGCCGACTCCCTGTCCTTCGGCGACACCACCGGCATGGCCACCCCGACCCGTGTCACCCGGCTGATCGGCGAGACCCGCTCGGCACACGCGGACAAGCCGCTGAACCTGCACTTCCACAACACCCGCGGCACCGGCCTGGCGAACGTCCTGGCCGCGCTGCAGCTCGGCGTCACCGACTTCGACGCCTCGGTCGGCGGCCTCGGCGGCTGCCCCTACGCCCCCGGCGCCTCCGGCAACATCGCCACCGAGGAGCTGGTGCACATGGTCGAGGACATGGGCATCGACACCGGCGTGGACCTGGACGCGCTGCTGGACACGGCGGCCTACGCCGAGCGCGCCGTCGGCCGGACGCTGCCCTCGCAGGTGCTGCGGGCCGGACCGCGGACGCGGCTGGCGCAGAGCTGA
- a CDS encoding adenylate/guanylate cyclase domain-containing protein, which translates to MARRVPGDGGHDAAGKNGGRARRAEGEPAGSANSAGSADSADSADSAGAARTSGSRAVGGAASAAGVGGIGGVGGIGGVAGPGAASGSGVARNGTAGGANGASGTPATPGTSSAAKRKAANGDELEALLLGGVPRHTAYEVCKAAGIPYDEARRYWRAMGFADVGQARAFTDADVDALLRLGGMPRSGLFTEDFAVQVARSMGQTTARLAEWQVDVLFDAFDTAGVGSEEMAEFGYRIGRRVLPELEELLVYVWRRQLAAAAGRVRQQLQEHAEGLQAVGFADLVSFTRLSRQLTEEELARLVSVFEANAADTVAYGGGRLIKTLGDEIMFAADSPARAARIALDLLASMRRTEAVPELRIGVAYGHVVQRNGDIYGTTVNLAARLTSLAEPDQIVVDPELADALADDASFALEPVGTRMVRGLGEIALTALTGG; encoded by the coding sequence ATGGCGCGCAGGGTGCCGGGGGACGGTGGCCACGACGCGGCCGGGAAGAACGGCGGCCGGGCGCGCCGGGCCGAGGGCGAGCCGGCTGGGTCAGCCAATTCGGCTGGCTCGGCCGACTCGGCTGACTCGGCTGACTCGGCCGGGGCTGCCCGGACCTCCGGCTCCCGCGCCGTCGGAGGCGCCGCCAGCGCCGCCGGCGTGGGCGGCATCGGAGGCGTCGGCGGTATCGGCGGCGTGGCCGGTCCCGGCGCCGCCAGCGGCTCCGGAGTCGCCCGGAACGGCACCGCCGGCGGAGCCAACGGCGCCTCCGGCACTCCCGCCACCCCCGGCACCTCCAGCGCCGCCAAGCGCAAGGCCGCCAACGGCGACGAGCTCGAAGCCCTCCTGCTCGGCGGCGTCCCCCGGCACACCGCCTACGAGGTCTGCAAAGCCGCGGGCATCCCCTACGACGAGGCCCGCCGCTACTGGCGCGCGATGGGCTTCGCCGACGTCGGCCAGGCCCGCGCCTTCACCGACGCCGACGTCGACGCCCTGCTCCGGCTCGGCGGCATGCCGCGCAGCGGGCTGTTCACCGAGGACTTCGCGGTCCAGGTCGCGCGCTCCATGGGACAGACCACGGCGCGGCTCGCCGAATGGCAGGTCGACGTGCTGTTCGATGCCTTCGACACGGCCGGCGTGGGCTCGGAGGAGATGGCCGAGTTCGGCTACCGGATCGGCCGCCGGGTCCTGCCGGAGCTGGAGGAGCTGCTGGTCTACGTCTGGCGCCGGCAGCTCGCCGCGGCCGCCGGCCGGGTCCGGCAGCAGCTCCAGGAGCACGCCGAGGGCCTGCAGGCCGTCGGGTTCGCCGACCTGGTCTCCTTCACCCGGCTCTCGCGCCAGCTGACCGAGGAGGAGCTGGCCCGGCTGGTGTCGGTGTTCGAGGCCAACGCCGCCGACACCGTGGCCTACGGCGGCGGCCGGCTGATCAAGACCCTGGGCGACGAGATCATGTTCGCCGCCGACTCCCCGGCCCGGGCCGCGCGGATCGCGCTGGACCTGCTGGCCTCGATGCGGCGCACCGAGGCGGTGCCCGAGCTGCGGATCGGCGTGGCGTACGGGCACGTCGTGCAGCGCAACGGCGACATCTACGGGACCACGGTCAACCTGGCGGCACGGCTGACGTCGCTGGCCGAGCCGGACCAGATCGTGGTGGACCCGGAGCTGGCCGACGCGCTGGCCGACGACGCCTCGTTCGCGCTGGAGCCGGTCGGGACGCGGATGGTGCGCGGGCTCGGCGAGATCGCGCTGACGGCGCTGACCGGGGGCTGA
- a CDS encoding PH domain-containing protein: MGYPKHLLAPGEQIDLALRPHWKALILPVLNLVVAVAVFGAAAGLTSGSTQKVAAIGVGALALIDIIVFTVRPWVIWLNKNYIVTNKRLIIREGFIHREGRDMPLVKINDVSFKHNGLLDRILGCGTLVVESAGEHGQEQLEDIPHVESTQRELTNLISNVGTDGTAALAEPEEQHGKKK, encoded by the coding sequence ATGGGTTACCCCAAGCACCTTCTGGCGCCCGGCGAGCAGATCGACCTCGCGCTGCGTCCGCACTGGAAGGCGCTGATCCTCCCGGTGCTGAACCTGGTCGTCGCGGTCGCCGTGTTCGGCGCCGCGGCCGGGCTGACCAGCGGCAGCACGCAGAAGGTCGCAGCGATCGGGGTCGGCGCGCTGGCGCTGATCGACATCATCGTGTTCACGGTCCGGCCCTGGGTCATCTGGCTGAACAAGAACTACATCGTCACGAACAAGCGTCTGATCATCCGCGAGGGCTTCATCCACCGCGAGGGCCGCGACATGCCCCTGGTGAAGATCAACGACGTGTCGTTCAAGCACAACGGCCTGCTGGACCGCATCCTGGGCTGTGGCACGCTGGTGGTGGAGTCGGCCGGCGAGCACGGCCAGGAGCAGCTGGAGGACATCCCGCACGTGGAGTCCACGCAGCGTGAGCTGACCAACCTGATCAGCAACGTCGGCACCGACGGGACGGCCGCGCTGGCCGAGCCCGAAGAGCAGCACGGCAAGAAGAAGTAG
- a CDS encoding biotin--[acetyl-CoA-carboxylase] ligase has translation MTGAEDDGRQSPYDDLDRPPLRELAVNKAVVRPGGLWRRVEVVRETGSTNADVAEAARAGKAEGYVLVAEAQSAGRGRLGRTWTAPARSGLFLSVLLRPDDVPPTRWGWLPLLAGTAVRTAVDAVSDVPVRLKWPNDLIVVDDDDGPDGSDAPNETDSSKDTAYGAARKLGGILVERVETPGGAAAVVGLGLNVSLRRDELPAPHATSLLLENAKAADRDTLLRAILRELERWYTDWSVTGGDPMASGLLSAYAASCATFGRRVRVELPGGEPVVGEAVGLDGDGRLLVRNADGERAFGAGDVVHLR, from the coding sequence ATGACCGGCGCAGAGGATGACGGACGTCAATCGCCTTACGATGATTTGGACCGCCCACCCCTGCGCGAGCTGGCAGTGAACAAGGCGGTCGTCCGCCCCGGCGGCCTGTGGAGGCGCGTCGAAGTGGTGCGGGAGACCGGGTCCACCAACGCGGACGTGGCCGAGGCGGCGCGGGCTGGGAAGGCGGAGGGGTACGTCCTCGTCGCCGAGGCGCAGAGTGCCGGGCGGGGGCGGTTGGGGCGGACGTGGACGGCGCCGGCGCGGTCGGGGTTGTTCCTGTCGGTGTTGCTCCGGCCGGATGATGTGCCTCCGACGCGGTGGGGGTGGTTGCCGTTGCTGGCTGGGACCGCGGTGCGGACGGCTGTGGACGCGGTCAGTGATGTTCCGGTGCGGTTGAAGTGGCCGAACGATCTGATCGTGGTGGATGACGACGATGGTCCCGATGGATCCGACGCCCCCAATGAAACCGACAGTAGTAAGGACACCGCCTACGGCGCCGCCCGAAAGCTCGGCGGCATCCTCGTCGAGCGCGTCGAGACTCCGGGTGGCGCGGCCGCGGTCGTGGGGCTCGGCCTCAACGTCTCGTTGCGCCGCGATGAGCTGCCGGCGCCGCACGCGACCTCGCTGCTGCTGGAGAACGCCAAGGCCGCCGATCGCGACACGCTGCTGCGCGCGATCCTGCGCGAGCTCGAGCGCTGGTACACGGACTGGAGCGTCACCGGGGGCGACCCGATGGCCTCGGGGCTGCTCTCCGCCTACGCCGCTTCGTGCGCGACTTTCGGGCGGCGGGTGCGGGTGGAGCTGCCCGGCGGGGAGCCCGTGGTCGGGGAGGCTGTGGGGCTCGACGGCGACGGCCGGCTGCTGGTGCGGAACGCCGACGGGGAGCGCGCGTTCGGGGCCGGGGATGTCGTTCATCTCAGGTGA
- a CDS encoding RNA-guided endonuclease InsQ/TnpB family protein, whose translation MLLRYRYRLYPDALQRDALARAFGCARVVYNDGLRLRQEAFAAGQGFIDDGELQKRVTTLAKRTPERAWLSEVSSVVLVQSLRDLNCAYRAYFASGRAERRGPAVGLPRFKSKRDARQAIRLTSNGFTIRNNGKLYVAKVGNIEVVWSRKLPAEPSSVTVVRDAAHRYWASFVVEVAEQPLPRTDVECGIDLGLTHFGVTSAGDKIATPRFLRRAQRKLKRLHRELSRKEKGSANRQKARLKLARQHAKVADRRRDWHHQESTRVIRENQAVFVEDLAVAALGRTRLAKSIHDAGWTQFVDMLEYKAALYGREFTKIDRFAPTTKTCSCCGTRVERITLRIREWDCPSCGMRHDRDVNAARNILALGRRERLNACGEGVRPERVPAAVDEAGTDRSEGVLT comes from the coding sequence ATGTTGTTGCGCTACAGGTACCGCCTGTATCCGGACGCCCTGCAGCGCGATGCGCTTGCCCGGGCATTCGGGTGTGCGCGGGTCGTGTACAACGACGGCCTACGGCTGCGACAGGAGGCGTTCGCGGCGGGGCAGGGGTTCATCGACGACGGTGAGCTCCAGAAGCGCGTGACCACGCTGGCTAAGCGGACACCGGAAAGAGCCTGGCTGTCTGAGGTGTCATCAGTCGTCTTGGTCCAGTCGCTCCGCGACCTGAACTGCGCATACCGAGCGTATTTCGCGTCAGGGCGGGCCGAGCGGCGCGGACCGGCGGTCGGCCTTCCGCGCTTCAAGTCCAAACGTGACGCACGACAGGCAATTCGGCTGACGTCGAACGGCTTCACCATTCGGAACAATGGCAAGCTCTACGTCGCCAAAGTTGGCAACATCGAGGTCGTTTGGTCAAGGAAGCTACCCGCCGAGCCATCATCTGTGACGGTCGTGCGCGATGCGGCCCATCGCTACTGGGCGTCGTTCGTGGTCGAGGTCGCGGAACAACCGTTGCCCCGTACCGACGTCGAATGTGGCATCGACCTGGGCCTCACCCATTTCGGCGTGACATCTGCCGGAGACAAGATCGCGACTCCGCGGTTCCTCCGGCGGGCACAGCGAAAGCTCAAACGCCTACACCGAGAGTTGTCTCGTAAGGAGAAAGGCTCTGCGAACCGGCAGAAGGCCAGACTGAAGCTGGCGCGACAGCACGCAAAGGTCGCCGACAGGCGCCGCGACTGGCATCACCAAGAGTCCACCCGCGTCATCCGCGAAAACCAAGCGGTGTTCGTGGAGGACTTGGCCGTGGCGGCTCTCGGGCGGACCAGGCTGGCGAAATCGATCCATGACGCCGGCTGGACCCAGTTCGTGGACATGCTGGAGTACAAGGCAGCGTTGTACGGCCGTGAGTTCACCAAGATCGACCGGTTCGCACCGACCACGAAGACCTGCTCGTGCTGTGGCACTCGCGTCGAGCGCATAACGCTCCGTATCCGCGAATGGGACTGCCCGTCGTGCGGAATGCGTCATGATCGTGATGTGAACGCTGCCCGCAACATCCTCGCCCTGGGACGCCGGGAGAGGCTAAACGCCTGTGGAGAGGGCGTAAGACCGGAACGCGTTCCGGCAGCCGTCGATGAAGCAGGAACCGACCGAAGCGAAGGAGTTCTGACATGA